The sequence AGGAAACGCTACGCTATAGCGTCCTTCTTTAAAGGTAGGTGCCGTGCTTAGAGAAAAAAGCGCGAGGTTGTTTTCTGTCGTGTGGCGGTGAAGCTTACTGTAAAATACCCCACTTTGCTCCATGCTCCACCCTCCGCGAAGCCCCATGTCGTAGCTGTGATTGAGCACTGCCGTGGCAAAAGCAAAGCTATCGCTTTTTTTGGCACCCCCCTCAAGGAGAAGCCCACCAAAGGCAGGGATAATAAACTCTCTCTTGCCAATGTCGTTATTAATGTTAGTATCGTATCCCACACCCAAAACAACAGCCCCACTCACACGGTGTTTTTCCATCGCTCCATCGACGCGCGCTTTAAAGGCAAGCACTACTTCGCGGATGTTACTCGGCAAGGTCGCTCCAAGGACACGCTCCAGCTCCGCACTCGCCAACTCTAGCTGTCCAGTTTCAAAGTAAACCCGCGCCATTTCAAGGCGAGTTCTTGCATGAGAGGGGTCAAGCATCAAGACCCGCTCAAAGGCGGCTAGGGCCTCATCGTACCGCTTGGTTTCAAGGGCGCTGTGGCCCAAGAGAAAATTATATTCAGGACTCTGAGGGGTTTGCACAACCAAAAGGCCAAAAGCATGGTAAGCCTCTTCGTAGGCTTTAGCATCGTAAAACCCTTTAGCCTCTTCCACGTTAGCACCATAAAGCACCCCACACACGCACAACGCCACTAAGCTAAGTTTTGTTTTCATGGGCGCACCGCCTTAAAGACGCCAATAGCTGTTTTATCTTGGGCTCCAGCCTTAAAAGAGCCGCCCAGTGCCTCAGCATTAGGACCATAAAAAGACCCTTGGAGCTCAGACAATGCATCATCAGCAAAGGCATTGTTGATTTTTATTGGCCCTGAGCCAGAAAAAGCCCCGGTTGCCAAGTCCACCGTTCCGCTTATTGCATCCAGTTTCCACACTTCTGGCGTAGTTTCATTGGTTTGAAATTGGATATAGCTAGAGGAATCAAGAAGTGTTCCAGAACCAAAGTTAAAAACTAAAGAAACAGTGTTGTTTGTCGTGGCATTAATCCCCGCGTATGTATCTGTGTCGCTATCGTAAACATAGCCGATGCTTTTTCCTGTGTAAGTGTAAGGATTTGAATTTAAGTTTAAGCTGCCTATGTTTGTCGTAGGGCTTGGTCCCGCCACCCAAAAAC comes from Sulfurospirillum tamanense and encodes:
- a CDS encoding tetratricopeptide repeat protein; this encodes MKTKLSLVALCVCGVLYGANVEEAKGFYDAKAYEEAYHAFGLLVVQTPQSPEYNFLLGHSALETKRYDEALAAFERVLMLDPSHARTRLEMARVYFETGQLELASAELERVLGATLPSNIREVVLAFKARVDGAMEKHRVSGAVVLGVGYDTNINNDIGKREFIIPAFGGLLLEGGAKKSDSFAFATAVLNHSYDMGLRGGWSMEQSGVFYSKLHRHTTENNLALFSLSTAPTFKEGRYSVAFPVGFDKVYIDGKGYMSAPSLGVKGSYLFDPTLQGEGSYTLRRSSYSQNKLQDSTSHIFDGVLRKVFVPENPWMVALRAGYTKDDERHSPRTDVEAAKWRYGVELSRVLPYGVQGTLSYLQTQTRYSDTDATFLTKRKDTRDEFGVRLSYAVSKTLSVGLNASYVENSSNHAPFDYDKVTTTASVVWGF